One Fusarium oxysporum f. sp. lycopersici 4287 chromosome 8, whole genome shotgun sequence genomic region harbors:
- a CDS encoding molybdopterin synthase catalytic subunit (At least one base has a quality score < 10) — MDRVRSPSAGAIVLFAGTTRDNFAGKPVKELQYTAYHPRALKSMMAIAKDVRDKHGLRGVAMIHRLGPVPIAEESILIAVSSPHRQAAWRAGEEALEECKSKVEVWKREEFEGEEGIWRANRDGAIGQREES, encoded by the exons ATGGACCGGGTGCGCAGCCCCTCAGCTGGCGCAATCGTGCTATTTGCGG GCACTACCCGCGATAACTTCGCAGGAAAGCCAGTGAAGGAGCTACAATATACAGCTTATCACCCCAGAGCTCTCAAATCCATGATGGCTATTGCAAAGGACGTTCGCGATAAGCATGGTCTCCGCGGGGTAGCCATGATCCATCGCCTCGGACCTGTACCTATCGCAGAAGAGAGCATCTTAATCGCCGtctcatctcctcatcgaCAAGCGGCGTGGCGAGCTGGTGAAGAGGCATTGGAAGAGTGTAAATCCAAAGTTGAGGTTTGGAAACGTGAGGAGTTTGAAGGTGAGGAGGGGATATGGAGAGCAAACCGAGACGGAGCTATCGGACAGCGTGAAGAAAGCTGA
- a CDS encoding palmitoyl-CoA hydrolase (At least one base has a quality score < 10), whose translation MTVIEDNVRPTLLRPPEHDESKSLIENVLDVTEIKVLGPDIFTNTQPQWHPPGARGIYGGAVIAQCLAAAQKTVPETFLVHSCHCYFLLAGNSEIPILYHVERVRDGRSYSTRTVQARQKGACIFTTTISFVRETPPEKKRREVSHAASLPKDVSPPADDWDGEPEWARTGPFQSHRIEVLGAQDPNCKPQDRKSRQWMRSRQKISAGGGHQAHLNALAYMSDSYFIGTVSRLHGLWRFPFSPEEVPSLDEKTQEQVKSLCEFEGMGSSVEDWKGRAQVGMLVSLDHSIYFHEPMAVKADEWMFTEMESPWAGRWQGCCYTERYLVRMGRCWRRGFPRGRRSTQARWWREGCEAVICL comes from the exons ATGACAGTCATTGAGGATAACGTTAGACCGACTCTACTACGACCGCCAGAGCACGATGAGAGCAAGTCTCTGATTGAGAATGTATTGGACGTCACAGAGATCAAGGTTCTGGGCCCT GATATCTTTACAAACACGCAACCTCAATGGCATCCTCCTGGTGCTCGTGGTATCTATGGAGGTGCTGTCATCGCGCAATGTCTTGCTGCCGCGCAAAAGACAGTTCCAGAGACGTTCCTAGTCCACTCATGCCACTGCTACTTCCTCCTCGCGGGCAACTCTGAGATACCCATTCTCTACCATGTTGAGCGTGTACGCGACGGACGCTCGTACTCGACACGCACGGTCCAAGCGCGGCAAAAGGGCGCGTGCATCTTTACCACCACCATCAGTTTCGTGCGTGAGACACCTCCTGAGAAGAAGCGACGGGAGGTCAGCCATGCGGCAAGCCTGCCAAAGGATGTGAGCCCGCCGGCAGATGACTGGGATGGTGAGCCAGAGTGGGCAAGGACTGGACCGTTTCAGAGCCACAGAATTGAAGTATTGGGCGCCCAGGACCCAAACTGCAAGCCACAGGACCGCAAGAGCAGACAGTGGATGCGCTCGCGACAAAAGATCTCAGCTGGAGGTGGCCACCAAGCACATCTCAACGCCTTGGCCTACATGTCAGACAGCTACTTCATCGGCACAGTCTCCCGCCTCCACGGACTCTGGCGCTTCCCATTCTCGCCAGAAGAGGTACCCTCgctggatgagaagaccCAAGAGCAGGTCAAGAGCCTGTGCGAATTTGAGGGCATGGGCAGTAGCGTGGAGGACTGGAAGGGGCGGGCACAGGTGGGAATGCTCGTGAGTCTGGATCACAGCATCTACTTCCACGAGCCAATGGCAGTCAAGGCGGATGAGTGGATGTTTACGGAGATGGAGAGTCCGTGGGCGGGGAGATGGCAGGGGTGTTGTTACACAGAAAGATATTTGGTAAGGATGGGGCGTTGCTGGCGACGTGGTTTCCCAAGAG GGCGTCGTTCGACTCAAGCAAGATGGTGGAGAGAAGGGTGCGAAGCTGTGATCTGTCTTTGA